AGGCATCTTTACCGCTGATTTCTGTCTTTCCGGCGGCCTTTGTATCTCCCATTGTTTTATCCAGCAGACGGATACCTGTTTCCAGCGTGCGAAGGAAGGCTTCTTCTTCTTCCTTGATTACTTTTTCGATCAGACCTTTCTGTGCGATCAGTTCCGGATAAGCGTCTCCCATGTTGTCGATCAACACCGGAAGCAGCTTGTACATGAATGACTGTTTCTGTCCGAGGAAAGTATATCCGTAGCGAACGGCGCGGCGGAGGATACGGCGGATTACATAACCTGCCTTGGCATTGGAAGGCAGCTGACCGTCCGTAATGGAGAAAGCAATCGTACGGATGTGGTCAGCGATTACACGCATGGCGATGTCCTGTTGTTTGTCTTTTCCGTACTCTGTGCCTGACATTGCTGCAATCGCTTTCAGCATCGGCTGGAATACGTCTGTATCGTAGTTGGAAGTCTTGCCCTGCAAAGCCATACAGAGGCGTTCGAATCCCATACCTGTATCGATAACCTTTGCAGGAAGTGGTTCGAGGCTGCCGTCAGCTTTACGGTTATATTGCATGAACACAAGGTTCCATATTTCAATCACTTGGGGATGATCGTGGTTGACGAGATCACGGCCGGAGATTTTGGCACGTTCTTCTGCCGGACGGAGGTCGATGTGGATTTCCGAACAAGGTCCGCAAGGACCTGTATCACCCATTTCCCAGAAGTTGTCGTGCTTGTTGCCGTTGATGATGTGATCTTTCGGCAGATACTGTTCCCAGTAAGAAGCGGCTTCGTCGTCACGGCTCAGTCCTTCTTCGGGACTTCCTTCGAATACAGTGGCGTACAGGTGTTCCGGATTCAGTTTCAATACTTCTACCAGATATTCCCATGCCCAGTTGATGGCTTCTTTCTTGAAGTAGTCACCGAATGACCAGTTGCCCAGCATTTCGAACATGGTGTGGTGGTACGTATCGTGTCCCACTTCTTCCAGGTCATTATGCTTTCCGCTTACACGCAGACATTTCTGAGAGTCCGCGACTCTGTGATATTTGGCCGGGTGGTTACCCAAAATAATATCTTTAAACTGGTTCATCCCTGCGTTGGTAAACATCAGGGTAGGGTCATCTTTTATCACCATCGGAGCCGAGGGAACAATGTGGTGTCCTTTCGACTCAAAGAAATTCTTGAATGAATCTCTGATCTCTTTTGCAGTCAACATATTCTTCTATATATCTATTGTTGAGGTTAATATTCTCAAAAAACTGTGCAAAGATAGCTTGTTTTTATTACTTTTGCCGTATTAACAAGCGAAATATTTCCAAAAAGATGCGCAAAGTTTACTACATCTACAATCCAAGGACGCAGACTTATGACCGAATTTACCCTACCGTACGGCAGCGTGCACTTAGCATTCTGCGCCGGCTTTTTATCGGTATGGGACTTGGAGCCGGATGCTTCATCGTCTTGCTTCTAGTGTTCGGATCGCCTTCGGAGAAGGAGCTGCGAATCGAAAATAGCCGTCTTTTGGCGCAATATAATGTACTTTCCCGCCGTCTGGATGATGCGATGGGGGTGCTGCAGGATATTCAGCAGCGTGACGATAACCTGTATCGGGTGATTCTGCAAGCTGATCCTGTTTCGCCGGCTATCCGTCAGGCAGGTTTTGGAGGTACGAACCGGTATGAGGAGCTGATGGATCTGGCAAACTCCAAGCTGGTGGTAAATACGACCCAAAAGCTGGATGTACTGTCCAAACAACTTTATATCCAGTCCAAATCTTTCGATGACGTGGTGGATATGTGTAAGAATCATGATGAAATGCTGAAATGTATTCCGGCTATCCAGCCTATCTCCAATAAAGACCTTCGCAAGACTGCTTCCGGATACGGAACACGTATTGATCCGATTTACGGTACGACGAAGTTTCATTCGGGAATGGACTTCTCCGCTCATCCGGGAACGGATGTCTATGCGACCGGTGACGGTACAGTGGTAAAAGTAGGATGGGAAACCGGATATGGCAATACGATTGAGATTGATCATGGCTTCGGTTATCTGACTCGGTACGCTCACTTACAGAGCTATAACACGAAAGTTGGGAAAAAGGTGGTGCGTGGCGAGGTGATTGGAAAAGTGGGAAGTACAGGTAAGAGCACCGGTCCTCATCTTCACTATGAGGTACACGTGA
This sequence is a window from Bacteroides thetaiotaomicron VPI-5482. Protein-coding genes within it:
- a CDS encoding M23 family metallopeptidase, which produces MRKVYYIYNPRTQTYDRIYPTVRQRALSILRRLFIGMGLGAGCFIVLLLVFGSPSEKELRIENSRLLAQYNVLSRRLDDAMGVLQDIQQRDDNLYRVILQADPVSPAIRQAGFGGTNRYEELMDLANSKLVVNTTQKLDVLSKQLYIQSKSFDDVVDMCKNHDEMLKCIPAIQPISNKDLRKTASGYGTRIDPIYGTTKFHSGMDFSAHPGTDVYATGDGTVVKVGWETGYGNTIEIDHGFGYLTRYAHLQSYNTKVGKKVVRGEVIGKVGSTGKSTGPHLHYEVHVKGKVVNPVNYYFMDLSAEDYEKMIQLAANHGKVFD